Proteins encoded in a region of the Canis lupus dingo isolate Sandy chromosome 17, ASM325472v2, whole genome shotgun sequence genome:
- the MPV17 gene encoding protein Mpv17 isoform X2, translated as MALWRAYQRALTVHPWKVQVLTAGSLMGLGDIISQQLVEKRGLRGHQTGRTLTMAFLGCGFVGPVVGGWYRVLDRLIPGTAKADALKKMLLDQGGFAPCFLGCFLPLVGALNGLSAQDNWAKLRRDYPDALLTNYYAGCRPVCCCHLELLPVMEGTPALGRPHSGVGACRAAA; from the exons ATGGCACTCTGGCGGGCATACCAGCGAGCCCTGACTGTTCACCCGTGGAAAGTACAGGTCCTGACAGCTG GGTCCCTGATGGGCCTGGGTGACATTATCTCACAGCAGCTGGTGGAGAAGCGAGGTCTCCGGGGACACCAGACTGGCCGGACCCTGACCATGGCCTTCCTGGGCTGTGGCTTTGTG GGCCCTGTAGTAGGAGGCTGGTACCGGGTTTTGGACCGGCTCATCCCTGGCACCGCCAAGGCTGATGCACTAAAGAAGATGCTGTTGGACCAg GGGGGCTTTGCCCCATGTTTTCTAGGCTGTTTCCTCCCACTAGTAGGAGCACTCAATGGCCTGTCAGCCCAGGACAACTGGGCCAAGCTCCGGCGG GACTATCCTGATGCCCTCCTCACCAACTACTAT GCTGGCTGTCGTCCAGTGTGTTGCTGTCATCTGGAACTCCTACCTGTCATGGAAGGCACACCGGCTCTAGGCCGGCCTCACTCCGGTGTCGGCGCCTGCCGTGCTGCAGCATGA
- the UCN gene encoding urocortin, with amino-acid sequence MKQRGRAALLMALLLLAQLRPGSSQWSREAAAAGVQDPSLRWNPGARNQDGGARALLLLLAERFPRRAGPGRWGSRTAGERPRRDDPPLSIDLTFHLLRTLLELARTQSQRERAEQNRIIFESVGK; translated from the coding sequence ATGAAGCAGAGGGGACGCGCGGCGCTGCTGATGGCGCTGCTGCTCCTGGCACAGCTGCGCCCGGGGAGCAGCCAATGgagccgggaggcggcggcggccggggtcCAGGACCCAAGTCTGCGCTGGAACCCCGGGGCGCGGAACCAGGACGGCGGCGCCCGCgcgctgctcctgctgctggccGAACGCTTCCCGCgccgcgcggggccgggccggtGGGGATCCCGGACCGCGGGCGAGCGGCCCAGGCGGGACGACCCTCCGCTGTCCATTGATCTCACTTTCCACCTGCTGCGGACCCTGCTGGAGCTGGCGCGGACGCAGAGCCAGCGGGAGCGCGCCGAGCAGAACCGCATCATATTCGAGTCGGTGGGCAAGTGA
- the MPV17 gene encoding protein Mpv17 isoform X1: protein MALWRAYQRALTVHPWKVQVLTAGSLMGLGDIISQQLVEKRGLRGHQTGRTLTMAFLGCGFVGPVVGGWYRVLDRLIPGTAKADALKKMLLDQGGFAPCFLGCFLPLVGALNGLSAQDNWAKLRRDYPDALLTNYYLWPAVQLANFYLVPLHYRLAVVQCVAVIWNSYLSWKAHRL, encoded by the exons ATGGCACTCTGGCGGGCATACCAGCGAGCCCTGACTGTTCACCCGTGGAAAGTACAGGTCCTGACAGCTG GGTCCCTGATGGGCCTGGGTGACATTATCTCACAGCAGCTGGTGGAGAAGCGAGGTCTCCGGGGACACCAGACTGGCCGGACCCTGACCATGGCCTTCCTGGGCTGTGGCTTTGTG GGCCCTGTAGTAGGAGGCTGGTACCGGGTTTTGGACCGGCTCATCCCTGGCACCGCCAAGGCTGATGCACTAAAGAAGATGCTGTTGGACCAg GGGGGCTTTGCCCCATGTTTTCTAGGCTGTTTCCTCCCACTAGTAGGAGCACTCAATGGCCTGTCAGCCCAGGACAACTGGGCCAAGCTCCGGCGG GACTATCCTGATGCCCTCCTCACCAACTACTAT CTCTGGCCTGCTGTGCAGTTAGCCAACTTCTACCTGGTTCCCCTTCATTACAG GCTGGCTGTCGTCCAGTGTGTTGCTGTCATCTGGAACTCCTACCTGTCATGGAAGGCACACCGGCTCTAG
- the MPV17 gene encoding protein Mpv17 isoform X3, producing the protein MALWRAYQRALTVHPWKVQVLTAGSLMGLGDIISQQLVEKRGLRGHQTGRTLTMAFLGCGFVGPVVGGWYRVLDRLIPGTAKADALKKMLLDQGGFAPCFLGCFLPLVGALNGLSAQDNWAKLRRLWPAVQLANFYLVPLHYRLAVVQCVAVIWNSYLSWKAHRL; encoded by the exons ATGGCACTCTGGCGGGCATACCAGCGAGCCCTGACTGTTCACCCGTGGAAAGTACAGGTCCTGACAGCTG GGTCCCTGATGGGCCTGGGTGACATTATCTCACAGCAGCTGGTGGAGAAGCGAGGTCTCCGGGGACACCAGACTGGCCGGACCCTGACCATGGCCTTCCTGGGCTGTGGCTTTGTG GGCCCTGTAGTAGGAGGCTGGTACCGGGTTTTGGACCGGCTCATCCCTGGCACCGCCAAGGCTGATGCACTAAAGAAGATGCTGTTGGACCAg GGGGGCTTTGCCCCATGTTTTCTAGGCTGTTTCCTCCCACTAGTAGGAGCACTCAATGGCCTGTCAGCCCAGGACAACTGGGCCAAGCTCCGGCGG CTCTGGCCTGCTGTGCAGTTAGCCAACTTCTACCTGGTTCCCCTTCATTACAG GCTGGCTGTCGTCCAGTGTGTTGCTGTCATCTGGAACTCCTACCTGTCATGGAAGGCACACCGGCTCTAG